From the Halomonas meridiana genome, one window contains:
- a CDS encoding PDR/VanB family oxidoreductase — protein MATTDNAIPMTELEVTTLDAIAEGIYRLEFAHPEGDELPEFTPGAHLHVEVPNGQVRRYSLCNDPEERDRYVIAVKREEAGTGGSKSLVDDTRVGDRLQVSAPVNDFELKGNPARYVFIAGGIGITPILSMIHHLRTTGGKPFKLYYLTREPEQTAFLEELSGPEYRGKVVIHHDHGNPDDSFDLWPVLEHPKGAHIYCCGPRGLMEAVRDMTGHWTPSSVNFEDFGAQKHASAENDTPFTVRLHKTGEAIPVPAGVSILEALRVNGHHVPYSCESGTCGSCRSTLIEGEADHRDLVLSEAERVDHIMVCVSRACSKELVIDLPE, from the coding sequence ATGGCGACCACAGACAATGCAATACCCATGACCGAGCTTGAGGTCACCACGCTGGATGCCATCGCCGAAGGCATCTACCGTCTGGAATTCGCTCACCCGGAGGGCGACGAGCTGCCCGAGTTCACGCCGGGCGCCCACCTCCATGTCGAGGTGCCGAATGGCCAGGTACGACGCTACTCTCTGTGCAACGATCCCGAAGAGCGGGACCGCTACGTGATCGCGGTCAAGCGTGAGGAGGCGGGCACCGGGGGCTCGAAGAGCCTGGTGGATGACACCCGCGTGGGGGATCGCCTGCAGGTGTCGGCACCCGTCAACGACTTCGAACTGAAAGGCAATCCGGCACGCTACGTGTTCATCGCCGGCGGCATCGGCATCACCCCGATCCTTTCGATGATCCACCACCTACGCACCACCGGCGGTAAGCCGTTCAAGCTCTACTATCTGACCCGCGAGCCGGAACAGACCGCCTTCCTCGAGGAGCTCAGCGGTCCCGAATACCGCGGCAAGGTGGTGATCCACCATGACCACGGAAATCCGGACGACTCCTTCGACCTCTGGCCGGTGCTGGAACATCCCAAAGGCGCCCACATCTACTGCTGCGGCCCGCGAGGCCTCATGGAGGCGGTGCGTGACATGACCGGCCACTGGACGCCCTCCAGCGTGAACTTCGAGGACTTCGGCGCCCAGAAACACGCCTCGGCAGAAAACGACACGCCGTTCACCGTGCGCCTGCACAAGACCGGCGAAGCGATTCCGGTGCCCGCGGGGGTCTCGATCCTCGAGGCATTGCGGGTCAACGGCCACCATGTACCCTACTCCTGCGAAAGCGGCACCTGCGGCTCCTGTCGTTCGACGCTGATCGAGGGCGAAGCGGACCATCGCGATCTCGTGCTGTCCGAGGCCGAGCGTGTCGATCACATCATGGTCTGCGTCTCGCGTGCCTGTTCGAAGGAACTGGTGATCGACCTGCCGGAGTGA
- a CDS encoding Gfo/Idh/MocA family protein translates to MSESPLRLGIAGLGRGFMLLLPTLAAHPGIRLVAAADPREEARQQFTADFSANAYAEVAELCADPEVEAVYIATPHQYHREHVELAARHGKHVLVEKPMALSLADCQAMINAMSYAGRWLIVGHSHSFDAPYLHTRKLIDSQAFGAVRMISALNFTDFLYRPRRPEELDTAQGGGVVFSQAAHQVDIVRLLGGGRVASVRAATGRWDATRPTEGAYSALLNFDDGAFANMTYSGYAHFDSDELCGWTGELGQPRDPQCYGQARAALAGLRGVEEEAQLKNARTYGAGLSLATSSLAGITHNHFGFVVVSCDGADLRPTPQGVEVYANDRHYLEPLSAPTIPRREVLDELIAAVRHDRPPIHSGAWGMATMEVCLAMLDSATTEKDVALSHQVGLPSSGRL, encoded by the coding sequence ATGTCAGAATCCCCCTTGAGACTCGGCATCGCGGGGCTGGGACGCGGCTTCATGCTGTTGCTACCCACCCTCGCGGCCCATCCCGGCATACGTTTAGTGGCGGCAGCCGACCCGCGCGAAGAAGCGCGCCAGCAATTCACCGCCGATTTCTCCGCTAACGCCTATGCCGAGGTGGCCGAGCTATGTGCCGATCCCGAGGTGGAGGCGGTGTATATCGCCACACCCCACCAGTATCACCGTGAGCACGTCGAACTGGCCGCCCGACACGGCAAGCATGTGCTGGTCGAAAAGCCCATGGCACTTTCCCTCGCGGACTGCCAGGCGATGATCAATGCCATGTCCTATGCCGGACGCTGGCTGATCGTTGGCCACAGCCATAGCTTCGATGCGCCCTATCTGCACACCCGGAAACTGATCGACAGCCAGGCGTTCGGCGCGGTGCGCATGATCAGTGCCCTGAACTTCACCGACTTCCTCTATCGCCCGCGTCGCCCCGAGGAGCTGGACACGGCGCAAGGCGGCGGCGTGGTGTTCAGCCAGGCCGCCCACCAGGTAGATATCGTGCGCCTGCTCGGCGGTGGTCGCGTCGCGAGCGTGCGCGCCGCCACCGGTCGTTGGGACGCGACCCGCCCCACCGAAGGGGCCTATAGTGCCTTACTGAACTTCGACGATGGCGCCTTCGCCAACATGACCTATAGCGGATACGCCCATTTCGATAGCGACGAACTCTGTGGTTGGACGGGAGAGCTGGGACAGCCCCGCGATCCGCAATGCTACGGCCAGGCCCGCGCCGCCCTGGCGGGGCTTCGCGGTGTCGAAGAGGAAGCTCAGCTCAAGAACGCCCGCACCTACGGTGCCGGCCTGTCGCTGGCCACCAGCAGCCTGGCAGGTATCACCCATAATCACTTCGGCTTCGTGGTGGTCTCCTGTGACGGTGCCGACCTGCGTCCCACGCCTCAGGGCGTGGAGGTCTATGCCAACGATCGACATTATCTTGAACCCCTCTCCGCGCCGACGATACCGCGACGAGAGGTCCTCGACGAACTGATCGCCGCCGTCCGTCACGACCGCCCACCTATTCACTCCGGTGCCTGGGGCATGGCTACCATGGAGGTGTGCCTAGCCATGCTCGACTCCGCCACCACGGAGAAGGATGTTGCGCTGTCCCATCAGGTAGGCCTGCCCTCGAGCGGTCGGTTATAA
- a CDS encoding MarR family winged helix-turn-helix transcriptional regulator, translating into MTRSSTQETHTILRHWREDVPDDRLAHLVRDAGRVLTKSLQTRLAEHSVSFGHWSFLRILWVSEGLTQRELSEQAGLMEPTTFTALKAMEANGLIERRHLNGNRKNIHIYLTQKGRDLKEILVPLAEEVNDIAVQGVDDDDLRATRRTLLTIIRNLADANE; encoded by the coding sequence ATGACACGCAGCAGCACTCAGGAAACTCACACGATCCTGCGTCATTGGCGGGAAGATGTGCCGGACGACCGCCTGGCCCACCTGGTGCGGGACGCCGGGCGCGTCCTGACCAAGAGCCTCCAGACACGACTGGCCGAGCACTCGGTCAGCTTCGGCCACTGGTCGTTCCTGCGCATCCTGTGGGTCAGCGAAGGACTGACGCAGCGAGAACTCAGCGAACAGGCCGGGCTGATGGAGCCGACCACCTTCACCGCCCTGAAAGCCATGGAGGCCAACGGCCTGATCGAACGGCGGCATTTGAACGGCAACCGCAAGAACATCCACATCTACTTGACGCAGAAGGGACGCGACTTGAAGGAGATCCTGGTGCCCCTGGCGGAAGAGGTCAACGACATCGCAGTACAAGGTGTGGATGACGACGACCTACGGGCAACCCGGCGCACCTTGCTCACGATCATCCGCAACCTGGCCGACGCCAACGAATGA
- a CDS encoding class II aldolase/adducin family protein, with the protein MTPYDSTPTAQDKQALLDDLVDANHILFDEGVLDAFGHISIRDPDDPERFLLARNMAPGLVTRDDILTFELDGTPVDADGRKVYLERFIHGEIYRLRPDVMAVVHSHSPSVVPFSAVKSTPLRPMCHMSGFLGDGAPIFEIRDVAGTATDLLIRDRALGASLADSLGENNVVLMRGHGATVTAATLKQAVYRAIYVEVNARLQADALRLGPVEYLTAGEARSAMETTEGQVERPWQLWKQRARQARATSTS; encoded by the coding sequence ATGACTCCCTACGACTCGACACCAACGGCACAAGACAAGCAGGCACTCCTTGACGACCTGGTAGATGCCAACCATATCCTTTTCGATGAGGGCGTGCTCGACGCCTTCGGACATATCAGCATCCGCGACCCGGACGATCCAGAACGCTTTCTTCTGGCCCGCAACATGGCGCCGGGCCTGGTTACCCGCGACGACATACTGACCTTCGAGCTCGATGGTACGCCCGTCGATGCCGATGGGCGGAAGGTGTACCTCGAGCGCTTCATTCATGGCGAGATCTATCGGCTCCGTCCCGATGTAATGGCAGTGGTACACAGCCACTCCCCTTCGGTGGTGCCCTTCAGTGCCGTCAAGTCGACCCCGTTGCGCCCGATGTGCCACATGAGCGGCTTCCTGGGAGACGGAGCACCAATCTTCGAGATCCGCGATGTGGCCGGTACGGCCACAGACCTGCTGATCCGTGATCGCGCCCTCGGTGCCTCCCTGGCCGACTCCCTGGGGGAGAACAACGTCGTGCTCATGCGCGGTCACGGTGCCACCGTGACCGCGGCCACGCTCAAGCAAGCAGTCTATCGGGCCATCTATGTCGAAGTGAATGCGCGTCTGCAGGCCGATGCCCTGCGCCTCGGCCCCGTCGAATACCTCACCGCCGGCGAGGCTAGGTCAGCGATGGAGACCACCGAAGGCCAGGTGGAGAGGCCCTGGCAGTTATGGAAACAGCGTGCACGTCAGGCGCGCGCCACAAGCACAAGCTGA
- the ltrA gene encoding group II intron reverse transcriptase/maturase — MEQVVATGNMQRAYQRVMRNKGAPGADGMTVVQLADNLKRHWPVLRERLLAGEYHPGPIRAVEIPKPQGGMRQLGIPTVVDRLIQQALLQVLMPIFDPEFSESSYGYRPKRNAQQAVSAMKSHVEAGHRWVADLDMTAFFDRVNHDLLIARVARRVRDRRVLRLIRRFLEAGVVEHVRVVKRQQGTPQGGPLSPLLANILLDDVDRELERRGHRFCRYADDLQVYVGSRRAGQRVMDSLSDYLENSLRLEINRRKSAVDRPWRRSFLGYQLTFHRQPRLTLAPTSLRRLIQRVQAVFRRGRGGSFQRVLKELAPVLRGWASYYRRVDVKRPLETLDGWIRRRLRCLLWRQWKRVYPRVRRLMKLGLPKERAWRSATNGRGHGGTRERPI; from the coding sequence ATGGAGCAGGTGGTTGCCACCGGCAACATGCAGCGAGCGTACCAGCGGGTGATGCGCAACAAGGGGGCGCCGGGTGCCGATGGCATGACGGTGGTTCAACTGGCGGATAATCTGAAGCGTCATTGGCCAGTGCTGCGCGAGCGGCTGCTGGCAGGCGAATACCACCCCGGCCCGATCCGGGCCGTCGAGATCCCCAAACCCCAGGGTGGAATGCGGCAACTCGGTATTCCCACGGTAGTGGATCGGTTGATCCAGCAGGCCCTGTTGCAGGTGCTGATGCCGATATTCGACCCGGAGTTCTCTGAGTCGAGTTACGGCTATCGCCCGAAACGCAACGCCCAGCAGGCCGTGTCGGCGATGAAGAGCCACGTCGAGGCAGGTCACCGTTGGGTGGCTGACCTCGACATGACGGCCTTCTTCGACCGGGTGAACCACGATCTGTTGATCGCTCGTGTGGCACGTCGTGTGCGTGACCGTCGGGTTCTGCGCCTGATACGCCGCTTCCTGGAAGCGGGAGTGGTCGAGCATGTCCGGGTCGTGAAGAGGCAGCAGGGGACACCACAAGGTGGGCCCCTGAGCCCCCTGTTGGCCAATATCCTGCTGGACGATGTGGACCGGGAACTGGAACGACGAGGGCACCGCTTCTGCCGCTACGCGGATGATCTGCAGGTGTATGTGGGCAGCCGCCGAGCGGGGCAGCGGGTCATGGACAGCCTGAGTGATTATCTCGAGAACTCACTCAGGCTGGAGATCAATCGCCGCAAGAGCGCGGTGGATCGCCCGTGGCGTCGAAGCTTTCTGGGCTATCAGTTGACGTTTCATCGTCAACCTCGTCTGACGTTGGCGCCGACCAGTCTGCGCCGACTGATACAACGTGTTCAGGCGGTCTTCCGGCGCGGACGAGGAGGCAGCTTTCAGCGAGTCCTCAAGGAACTGGCCCCGGTACTTCGAGGCTGGGCCAGCTACTACCGACGGGTGGATGTGAAGAGGCCTCTGGAAACGCTGGATGGTTGGATACGTCGCCGCCTACGTTGCCTGTTGTGGCGGCAATGGAAACGGGTGTATCCGAGGGTACGGCGGCTGATGAAGCTAGGGCTCCCGAAGGAACGGGCGTGGCGCTCGGCCACCAACGGCAGGGGCCATGGTGGAACGCGGGAGCGTCCCATTTGA
- a CDS encoding transposase, giving the protein MPKFRAPYPAEFRQQIVELVRVGRTPEELAKEFEPTAQTIHNWVKQADRDAGHRHDGPTSTEQKELRRLRREVKQLQPGPALGLRHLAAAGPWSATGRAGWPEGPTLTTQ; this is encoded by the coding sequence ATGCCCAAGTTCCGAGCCCCTTATCCTGCTGAATTCCGGCAGCAGATCGTCGAACTGGTCCGAGTCGGCCGAACCCCGGAAGAGCTAGCCAAGGAGTTCGAACCCACCGCTCAGACCATCCATAACTGGGTGAAGCAGGCCGACCGTGATGCGGGACATCGTCACGATGGGCCGACCAGCACCGAACAGAAAGAACTGCGACGCCTGCGTCGCGAGGTCAAGCAGCTCCAGCCAGGGCCTGCTCTCGGGTTGAGACATCTTGCTGCTGCTGGGCCTTGGTCCGCCACTGGTAGAGCTGGCTGGCCTGAAGGCCCAACTCTCACCACACAGTAA
- the nadC gene encoding carboxylating nicotinate-nucleotide diphosphorylase → MYRIDSQALGEAITRNVTEALEEDIGNGDITAQLVAPDDQGEARITAKEDATLCGVAWVGEVFRQLDPAVRIEWHVADGDRVEPGQTLCRLTGNVRSLLSGERSALNFLQMLSGTATRSRHYADLVEGTAVKLLDTRKTLPGLRLAQKYAVACGGCHSHRMGLYDAYLIKENHIAACGGIAPAIEAARRLAPGKPIEVEVETLDELRQTLEGLPDMIMLDNFSLEDMREAVSRTAGRAKLEASGGVTEATLSDIAATGVDFISLGTLTKDVAAIDLSMRLSLRQ, encoded by the coding sequence ATGTATCGAATCGATAGCCAAGCACTCGGCGAGGCGATTACCCGTAATGTCACCGAGGCGCTGGAGGAAGACATCGGCAATGGTGATATTACGGCGCAACTGGTCGCGCCGGACGATCAGGGAGAAGCCCGCATCACGGCCAAGGAAGACGCGACCCTGTGTGGCGTCGCTTGGGTCGGTGAGGTCTTCCGTCAGCTCGATCCGGCGGTACGCATCGAGTGGCACGTGGCCGATGGTGACCGAGTCGAACCCGGCCAGACGCTCTGCCGTCTGACGGGCAATGTCCGCTCGCTGCTCAGTGGAGAACGCAGCGCGCTCAACTTCCTCCAGATGCTCTCCGGCACCGCCACCCGCAGTCGCCACTATGCCGACCTGGTTGAGGGCACCGCGGTGAAGTTGCTGGATACGCGCAAGACCCTACCGGGACTGCGTCTGGCACAGAAGTATGCGGTCGCCTGCGGGGGCTGCCACAGCCACCGGATGGGACTGTATGACGCCTACCTGATCAAGGAGAATCACATTGCTGCCTGCGGCGGCATCGCCCCGGCGATCGAGGCGGCGCGACGCCTGGCCCCCGGCAAGCCCATCGAAGTGGAAGTGGAAACCCTCGACGAACTCCGGCAGACGCTCGAGGGGCTCCCCGACATGATCATGCTGGATAATTTCAGCCTCGAGGACATGCGTGAGGCCGTGTCGCGGACCGCTGGTCGGGCCAAGCTCGAGGCCTCGGGAGGCGTCACGGAAGCCACCCTGAGCGATATCGCTGCCACCGGGGTCGATTTCATTTCATTGGGGACCTTGACCAAGGACGTGGCGGCGATCGATCTCTCGATGCGCCTTTCGCTGAGGCAATAG
- a CDS encoding TRAP transporter fused permease subunit: protein MNQILSVFTGTGAKRQLTGKLGMAVHGCAALVALAVIYTTTIVYVDLYVMMVVFLSAMLALLFINISPGPLGRKDRPGLIDWCLVLASIAVGVYFLLESQRIAERITLLFPLETPDLLAASVLLALTIEATRRTVGFGLTSVVMVFVVYNLWGHGLPGALGFREVSYNHFLDIMMFTSDGLFGVPLRVAATYAFLFVMFGTFLSKAGGAEFFYNLSSALAGRRTGGPAKIAVISSGLYGTMSGSPTSDVVTTGSVTIPIMQRLGYSKPLSGSVEVAASTGGSLLPPVMGSAAFIMAEYTGIEYREIAIAGIVPALLYYLCVYAQVHLRSQKLGLRGLSKEETPPLKGTLKNGGLFIVPLVALSGALLMGYSPTFVAAIATAVVLMVAMVHPSTRMGPRAIWNALAVTTLRMVSVVAACAAAGLVIGGISMTGLGGKFADLVYLMAGDSAFLALVISAVLAIILGMGMPTPSAFILGAVLVGPTLLSMDFSVLQTNMFILYFAVLSAMTPPVAVAAFAASAIADASPLKIAVGAVRLAITAFIVPFAFVYGEGLLMVGSWQAIAVSCVTAILGVLLLSIAVEGYWRQPLAILQRLGFGLAGLLFITPSWWAVVAAVLVGVVAIIASPHLRLHGHKTPV, encoded by the coding sequence ATGAATCAGATTCTTTCGGTCTTTACGGGGACCGGCGCCAAGCGACAGTTAACGGGTAAGCTGGGGATGGCAGTGCATGGATGCGCTGCTCTGGTGGCACTGGCGGTCATCTATACCACGACGATCGTGTATGTCGATCTCTACGTCATGATGGTGGTGTTCCTGTCCGCCATGCTGGCCCTGCTGTTCATCAATATTAGTCCAGGCCCCCTTGGGCGCAAGGACCGGCCAGGCCTGATCGACTGGTGCCTGGTGCTGGCCAGCATCGCCGTCGGCGTGTATTTCTTGCTGGAAAGTCAGCGGATCGCTGAACGCATCACGCTGCTGTTTCCACTGGAAACGCCGGACCTGCTCGCGGCCAGCGTGTTGCTTGCGCTTACCATCGAGGCGACGCGGCGCACCGTGGGCTTCGGCCTGACCAGCGTGGTCATGGTGTTCGTGGTCTATAACCTGTGGGGACATGGCCTGCCGGGAGCGCTCGGGTTTCGGGAAGTCAGCTATAATCACTTCCTGGATATCATGATGTTCACCTCGGATGGCCTGTTCGGCGTGCCGCTGCGTGTCGCCGCGACCTATGCGTTCCTGTTCGTGATGTTCGGGACCTTCCTGTCCAAGGCGGGTGGTGCTGAGTTCTTCTACAATTTATCGTCGGCGCTCGCCGGGCGTCGTACCGGGGGACCGGCGAAGATCGCCGTGATCTCTTCCGGCCTGTACGGCACCATGTCGGGTAGTCCGACCTCCGATGTGGTCACGACGGGCTCCGTCACTATCCCTATCATGCAGCGTCTGGGCTACAGCAAGCCCTTGTCCGGCAGCGTCGAGGTGGCGGCCTCCACTGGGGGCAGCCTCTTGCCGCCGGTGATGGGCTCGGCGGCGTTTATCATGGCGGAATACACCGGCATCGAATACCGTGAGATCGCCATCGCCGGCATCGTCCCTGCTCTGTTGTACTACCTCTGCGTCTACGCCCAGGTGCACCTGCGTTCCCAGAAATTGGGCCTGCGTGGCCTGTCCAAGGAAGAAACCCCCCCGTTGAAGGGGACCCTCAAGAACGGCGGCCTGTTCATCGTGCCCCTGGTGGCGCTGTCGGGCGCGCTGCTGATGGGCTATTCACCGACCTTCGTGGCGGCCATCGCCACGGCGGTGGTGCTGATGGTCGCGATGGTACACCCTTCGACCCGTATGGGCCCCCGGGCGATCTGGAATGCCCTGGCCGTCACTACCCTACGCATGGTGTCGGTGGTGGCCGCCTGCGCGGCGGCCGGTCTGGTAATCGGCGGCATCTCCATGACCGGCCTGGGCGGTAAGTTTGCCGACCTCGTCTACTTGATGGCCGGGGACAGTGCCTTCCTAGCGTTGGTCATTTCCGCCGTGCTGGCGATCATCCTGGGGATGGGCATGCCGACGCCGTCGGCCTTCATCCTGGGCGCCGTGCTGGTGGGGCCCACGCTGCTGTCGATGGACTTCAGCGTCCTGCAGACCAACATGTTCATCCTCTACTTCGCGGTGCTCTCGGCGATGACCCCGCCGGTGGCGGTGGCGGCGTTCGCGGCCTCGGCCATCGCCGATGCCAGCCCGCTGAAGATCGCCGTCGGCGCCGTCAGGCTGGCCATCACGGCGTTCATCGTGCCGTTCGCGTTCGTCTACGGCGAGGGGCTGCTGATGGTCGGCAGTTGGCAGGCGATCGCGGTCTCGTGTGTGACGGCTATATTGGGAGTGCTGCTGTTGAGTATCGCCGTGGAGGGCTACTGGCGTCAGCCCCTGGCCATACTCCAGAGGCTTGGCTTCGGCTTGGCAGGGCTGCTTTTCATCACCCCCAGTTGGTGGGCCGTGGTGGCGGCCGTGCTGGTAGGTGTCGTGGCGATCATTGCCTCCCCACATCTGCGGCTGCATGGGCACAAGACCCCTGTATGA
- a CDS encoding TAXI family TRAP transporter solute-binding subunit: MKISLKKTLMTAALVVPSLAMNIAAAQSYNMTVAGASPGGLWSLLGAGLDSAMKAEFPGSTVTYQTSGGGLANVAVLQRDDASLAIIEDAVLQRAREGEAPFREPTDDIRVLAYLYTWAPMQAVMREDFAEEYDITSFEDIAEIQPPITIAINKRGNIAASVAESMLETIGASPDEVKRWGGNIIYAASGEQSGLIQDRRIDMFLNSLFVGQSSIMQAGASVDLTLLPLSEDTVQAVTTSTGTTPFVIPGGAYDWALSDVPTVSISAALAVRSDMDEQQAYDLTKAIYKNYEKVAGVHPAMQSLTPEIMASVEVVPYHDGAARYLKETGLR; this comes from the coding sequence ATGAAAATATCACTCAAGAAAACCCTGATGACCGCGGCTCTTGTCGTTCCCAGTCTGGCGATGAACATCGCTGCTGCGCAGAGCTACAATATGACCGTTGCCGGTGCCTCCCCCGGTGGACTCTGGTCGTTGCTCGGTGCTGGCCTGGATAGCGCCATGAAGGCCGAGTTCCCCGGCTCGACCGTCACCTACCAGACCTCCGGTGGTGGCCTCGCCAACGTGGCCGTCCTCCAGCGCGATGACGCCAGCCTCGCGATCATCGAGGATGCCGTTCTGCAGCGGGCTCGAGAGGGCGAGGCGCCATTCCGCGAGCCGACCGACGATATCCGGGTCCTTGCCTACCTGTACACCTGGGCGCCGATGCAGGCCGTGATGCGCGAAGACTTTGCCGAGGAGTATGACATCACCAGCTTCGAAGACATCGCTGAGATCCAGCCGCCGATCACCATTGCCATTAACAAACGCGGCAATATTGCCGCGAGCGTGGCCGAAAGCATGCTCGAAACCATCGGGGCGAGTCCCGACGAGGTCAAGCGGTGGGGCGGTAACATCATCTACGCGGCCTCCGGTGAGCAGTCGGGACTGATCCAGGACCGCCGCATCGACATGTTCCTCAACAGCCTGTTCGTCGGTCAGAGCTCGATCATGCAGGCAGGGGCAAGCGTCGACCTGACCCTGTTGCCGCTGTCCGAGGACACCGTGCAGGCCGTTACGACGAGCACGGGCACCACGCCCTTCGTCATCCCTGGCGGTGCCTATGATTGGGCCCTCAGTGACGTCCCCACCGTCTCGATCAGCGCCGCTTTGGCGGTGCGCAGCGATATGGACGAACAGCAGGCCTATGACCTGACCAAGGCCATCTACAAAAACTACGAGAAAGTGGCCGGTGTCCATCCAGCCATGCAGAGCCTGACTCCGGAGATCATGGCTTCCGTGGAAGTCGTTCCCTATCACGACGGGGCCGCACGCTACTTGAAAGAAACGGGCCTTCGTTAA
- a CDS encoding ABC transporter substrate-binding protein, with product MNKLELSIAVGNYDRMRPLIDGEVQIDGVDPVFMLHDPEEIFFRAFRHADFDITELSLSSYTVKTAAGSCPYIGVPVFPSRAFRHTSIYVRTDRGIETPADLRGKRIGVPEYQLTANVWARLFLEEDHGLEPRDVTWMRGGYEEPGRVEKINLDLPDGVRVENIPEGETLSGMLAAGELDAVMGPRAPSCFEQGHPHVGYLYANPQQAASDWYRRTGIFPIMHLLGIRKTLVERHPWLPFSVYKAFEQSKARALAKLSDTSATKVTLPFVEDQLRAARQLMGDDFWSYGFAPNRQTLERFLRQHHTEGLSRRLLEPEELFHPATLESFKI from the coding sequence ATGAACAAGCTCGAACTATCCATTGCGGTGGGTAATTATGACCGCATGCGCCCCTTGATCGACGGTGAGGTACAGATCGATGGCGTGGACCCGGTGTTCATGCTGCATGATCCGGAAGAGATCTTCTTTCGTGCTTTCCGACATGCCGACTTCGACATCACCGAGTTGTCGCTGAGCAGTTACACGGTGAAGACGGCGGCAGGGAGTTGCCCCTATATCGGCGTGCCGGTTTTCCCCTCGCGCGCCTTCCGCCATACCTCGATCTATGTGCGCACCGATCGCGGTATCGAAACCCCCGCCGATCTGCGTGGCAAGCGCATCGGTGTGCCCGAGTACCAATTGACCGCCAACGTGTGGGCGCGGTTGTTTCTCGAGGAGGATCATGGGCTCGAACCGCGTGATGTAACCTGGATGCGTGGTGGCTACGAGGAGCCTGGCCGGGTCGAGAAGATCAACCTCGATCTGCCCGATGGGGTACGCGTGGAGAACATTCCCGAAGGGGAAACCCTCTCCGGCATGCTGGCCGCAGGTGAGCTGGATGCGGTGATGGGGCCGCGCGCGCCCTCCTGTTTCGAGCAAGGGCATCCTCACGTGGGCTATCTGTATGCCAACCCGCAGCAAGCGGCATCGGATTGGTACCGCCGCACGGGTATCTTTCCCATCATGCACCTGCTGGGTATCCGTAAGACGCTCGTCGAGCGTCACCCCTGGCTGCCGTTCTCCGTCTATAAGGCCTTCGAACAGTCCAAAGCCAGAGCCCTGGCCAAACTCAGCGACACTTCGGCCACCAAGGTGACCCTGCCGTTCGTCGAAGATCAACTACGGGCCGCGCGCCAACTCATGGGGGATGACTTCTGGTCCTATGGTTTTGCTCCCAACCGCCAGACCCTGGAGCGATTCCTCCGGCAGCATCACACAGAAGGGTTGTCACGACGGCTGTTGGAGCCCGAAGAGCTTTTTCATCCCGCTACCCTGGAGAGCTTCAAGATCTGA